A window from Arcobacter sp. CECT 8983 encodes these proteins:
- the tcuA gene encoding FAD-dependent tricarballylate dehydrogenase TcuA has product MKKIIVIGGGNAALCAAITAAQEGAEVTLLESSPKLWRGGNSQHTRNMRVYHPKPTTTLVESYPFEEYYEDLLKVTKGETNEELATLAIKSSIDLYYWMEKNGINFQPSLKGTLSLSRTNAFFLGGGKTLINREYQIAEDLGIKVLYEHEVLNVNLKDNSVESLDVVSPSGKLKLTADAYVAASGGFESNRDWLREAWGEQSKNYLIRGTKFNQGKVLKSLLSQGVQKVGKEEQGHAVAVDGRAPLYDGGIVTRLDCVPFGIVLNDEGNRFYDEGEDFWPKRYAIWGRLVASQPNQVGHVIIDSKSFDLFMPSVFEPTKANSIEELAQKLSLPVEEVIKTIDEFNAAVVEGDFDLTKLDNCKTEGLEVNKTHWARRIDTPPYYGYTLRPGVTFTYLGVKIDKDARVYMEDGKPMTNLFATGEMVAGNILSQGYLAGIGMTIGGVFGRIAGKGAANV; this is encoded by the coding sequence ATGAAAAAAATCATAGTAATAGGTGGTGGAAATGCAGCTTTATGTGCAGCTATTACAGCAGCCCAAGAGGGTGCGGAAGTAACACTACTTGAATCTTCACCAAAACTTTGGAGAGGTGGAAACTCACAACACACAAGAAATATGAGGGTTTATCATCCTAAACCAACTACTACTTTAGTAGAAAGTTATCCTTTTGAAGAATATTATGAAGATTTATTAAAAGTTACAAAGGGTGAAACCAATGAAGAATTAGCTACTTTGGCAATAAAAAGTTCAATTGATTTATATTATTGGATGGAAAAAAATGGAATAAATTTTCAACCTAGTTTAAAAGGGACATTAAGCTTATCAAGAACTAATGCTTTTTTCCTAGGTGGAGGGAAAACCTTAATAAATAGGGAATATCAAATAGCAGAAGACTTAGGTATAAAAGTTTTATATGAACATGAAGTTTTAAATGTGAATTTGAAAGATAATAGTGTAGAGTCTTTAGATGTTGTTTCTCCTTCAGGAAAATTAAAACTTACAGCAGATGCTTATGTTGCAGCTAGTGGAGGTTTTGAATCAAATAGAGATTGGTTAAGAGAAGCTTGGGGAGAACAATCAAAGAACTATTTAATTAGAGGTACAAAATTTAATCAAGGAAAAGTTTTAAAATCTTTACTTAGTCAAGGGGTGCAAAAAGTTGGAAAAGAGGAACAAGGTCATGCTGTTGCAGTTGATGGAAGAGCCCCTTTATATGATGGAGGAATTGTAACAAGACTTGATTGTGTTCCTTTTGGAATTGTTTTAAATGACGAGGGCAATAGATTTTATGATGAAGGTGAAGATTTTTGGCCAAAAAGATATGCTATTTGGGGAAGATTAGTAGCTTCTCAACCAAACCAAGTTGGACATGTAATTATTGATAGTAAAAGTTTTGACCTTTTTATGCCTTCAGTTTTTGAACCTACAAAAGCAAACTCTATTGAAGAATTAGCACAAAAACTTTCTCTTCCTGTGGAAGAAGTTATCAAAACAATAGATGAATTTAATGCTGCCGTTGTTGAGGGAGACTTTGATTTAACAAAGCTTGATAATTGTAAAACAGAAGGTTTAGAAGTAAATAAAACTCACTGGGCTAGAAGAATTGATACTCCTCCTTATTATGGTTATACATTAAGACCTGGAGTTACTTTTACTTATCTTGGTGTAAAAATTGATAAAGATGCAAGAGTGTATATGGAAGATGGAAAACCAATGACTAACCTATTTGCAACAGGAGAAATGGTTGCAGGAAATATTTTAAGCCAAGGTTATTTAGCAGGAATAGGAATGACTATTGGGGGAGTTTTTGGAAGAATTGCAGGTAAAGGAGCAGCAAATGTTTAG
- the tcuB gene encoding tricarballylate utilization 4Fe-4S protein TcuB, with product MFSNEDSILRLKDASRAMEICNACRYCETLCPVFPQITQFRTFDKPTLNYLSNLCHNCKGCFHGCQYAPPHEFDLNIPKTFSELRVDSYIQYAFPNILGKLFAKNGTVVSILIAVCIGLLFIAGAYFNSADSLFTAYDGKGSFFKVIPYEIMTLVSGLICLHVVIAFIVGFRRFWTENGDKMSELADLSLWKYAMGAAATLKHLDGGDNGHGCNHIDDRFGHSRKWFHHGVMYGFILTLISTTLAAIYHHFLGLHAPYDFDSLVVITGTLGGILMVIGCIGLTYIKIKADPVPISQKLLGMDYSFIAMLALVNITGLLLLIFRDGVWMPSLLCIHLGFVLAFFLMMPYCKFVHLLYRLGALLKYAKYVKNNS from the coding sequence ATGTTTAGTAATGAAGATAGTATATTAAGATTAAAAGATGCAAGTAGAGCTATGGAAATATGTAATGCCTGTAGGTATTGTGAAACTTTATGTCCTGTATTTCCTCAAATAACACAGTTTAGAACTTTTGACAAACCAACATTAAATTATTTATCAAATTTATGTCATAACTGTAAAGGTTGTTTTCATGGGTGTCAATATGCACCACCACATGAATTTGATTTAAATATACCAAAAACATTTTCAGAACTTAGAGTTGATTCATATATTCAATATGCATTTCCAAATATTTTAGGTAAATTATTTGCAAAAAATGGAACAGTTGTAAGTATATTAATTGCAGTTTGTATAGGGCTATTGTTTATTGCAGGAGCATATTTTAACAGTGCAGATTCACTGTTTACAGCTTATGATGGGAAAGGATCTTTTTTTAAAGTAATTCCATATGAAATTATGACTTTAGTTTCAGGACTTATTTGTTTGCATGTTGTAATTGCCTTTATTGTAGGATTTAGAAGATTTTGGACTGAAAATGGTGATAAGATGTCTGAATTAGCCGATTTATCACTTTGGAAATATGCAATGGGTGCAGCAGCAACTTTAAAACATCTTGATGGTGGAGATAATGGTCATGGGTGTAATCATATTGATGATAGATTTGGACACTCAAGAAAATGGTTTCATCATGGAGTTATGTATGGATTTATCTTAACATTGATTTCTACAACACTTGCTGCTATTTATCATCACTTTTTAGGGCTTCATGCTCCTTATGATTTTGATTCATTAGTAGTTATAACAGGAACTTTAGGTGGTATATTAATGGTAATAGGATGTATTGGTTTAACATACATTAAAATTAAAGCTGATCCAGTACCAATATCACAAAAACTTCTTGGAATGGATTACTCTTTTATTGCAATGTTAGCTTTAGTTAATATTACTGGTTTACTATTATTGATATTTAGAGATGGAGTATGGATGCCTTCATTATTATGTATCCACTTAGGTTTTGTTTTAGCATTCTTTTTAATGATGCCATATTGTAAATTTGTACACTTATTATATAGATTAGGTGCCTTACTTAAATATGCAAAATATGTAAAGAATAATTCTTAA
- a CDS encoding LysR family transcriptional regulator — protein sequence MKITIDDLEAFIAVADFESFNRAANELGITQPALSRRIKKLEETLGARLLDRTTRKISVSIVGEEFILEARRMLDEFNKSIDDVQELIKTRTGSISLTTNMTIANSILPDIVYNFKKKNPNIRLRISQDSSPEAVIKVLRRECEFAIAQYNKDDPELEFEPLINDCFEMVCHKKHPLAKAENISWKDFESYNFIKLGSKSRTMSILENELLEQIGYIKGDIEVDHFSALIGLVEKNLGVSAIPSLAKFKRPESDLITRPINNPTVSRMLGIVTYKGRSLSPASKAFCELLKAKIKKFA from the coding sequence ATGAAGATAACAATTGATGATTTAGAAGCTTTTATAGCAGTTGCAGATTTTGAAAGTTTTAATAGAGCAGCAAATGAATTAGGTATAACACAACCTGCTTTATCAAGAAGAATAAAGAAGCTTGAAGAAACCTTAGGTGCTAGGCTATTAGATAGAACCACAAGAAAAATAAGTGTAAGTATTGTTGGGGAAGAGTTTATTTTAGAAGCTAGACGAATGTTAGACGAATTTAATAAATCAATAGATGACGTTCAGGAATTAATTAAAACAAGAACAGGATCTATTTCCCTTACAACAAATATGACTATAGCAAATTCAATTTTACCAGATATAGTGTATAACTTTAAGAAAAAAAATCCAAATATTCGTTTGAGAATTAGTCAAGATTCCAGTCCTGAAGCAGTAATAAAAGTCTTAAGAAGGGAGTGTGAATTTGCAATTGCACAATATAATAAAGATGATCCTGAATTAGAATTTGAACCTTTAATAAATGATTGTTTTGAGATGGTTTGCCATAAAAAACACCCTTTAGCAAAAGCAGAAAATATATCTTGGAAAGATTTTGAATCTTATAATTTTATCAAACTTGGTTCAAAAAGTAGAACAATGAGTATTTTAGAAAATGAACTTTTAGAACAAATTGGCTATATAAAAGGAGATATTGAAGTTGATCATTTTAGTGCACTTATTGGTTTAGTTGAAAAAAACTTGGGAGTATCTGCAATACCATCTTTAGCAAAATTCAAAAGACCAGAAAGTGATTTAATAACTCGTCCAATAAATAATCCGACAGTGAGTAGAATGTTAGGTATAGTTACATACAAAGGAAGATCTCTTTCTCCTGCTAGCAAAGCTTTTTGTGAATTGTTAAAAGCAAAAATAAAAAAATTTGCTTAA
- a CDS encoding OprD family outer membrane porin, producing the protein MGKVQKRSLIAAFLIVSTGSQVLASDSIVEAFANGKTKGQLKSYYFDESYDSAKSSDNHVWANGIQLGYETDRYLGFKLGATFQGASTTSIDDNKDKQKKTMHASGSVLSEAFVSYKYSNTEFKGGRQFISLPLIKGSGSRLVKESFEGYFLSNTDIPDTLVSLGKITKYQTRTDAVTSTTNAASFTNSDSNIGDVGEFNKIGTDGAISLYVKNKSIENLTIQTHYVDFIDEVVDLYVDAKYDFGGDFKPYIAAQYYNSNYDDNAIEDSHMTGYKVGATFGGYNLHLSYTSTDNDGNVTRGIGEGATASFTSATSTTGNYTAGTDTWQVGVSKKFGNLLAKAKYTSSDAVAEKNDLDQIYLGLKYKFSGELKNLSLSTEYTIYDYGQGNEAKEKDELRAKLIYKF; encoded by the coding sequence ATGGGAAAAGTACAAAAAAGAAGCCTTATTGCTGCATTTTTAATAGTATCAACAGGTTCACAAGTTTTAGCATCTGATTCAATAGTAGAAGCTTTTGCAAATGGAAAAACTAAAGGTCAATTAAAGTCATACTATTTTGATGAATCTTATGATTCTGCAAAATCATCAGACAATCATGTTTGGGCAAATGGAATTCAATTAGGATATGAAACTGACAGATATTTAGGTTTTAAATTAGGAGCGACATTCCAAGGAGCATCTACTACATCTATTGATGATAATAAAGATAAACAGAAAAAAACTATGCATGCTTCAGGATCAGTTTTATCAGAAGCTTTTGTAAGTTATAAATATAGTAATACAGAATTCAAAGGTGGTAGACAATTTATCTCTTTACCTTTAATAAAGGGTTCTGGTTCTAGACTTGTAAAAGAGTCATTTGAAGGGTACTTCTTATCTAACACAGATATTCCTGACACGCTTGTTTCTTTAGGAAAAATCACTAAATATCAAACAAGAACAGATGCTGTTACATCAACAACTAACGCTGCATCATTTACAAATTCAGATTCAAATATTGGTGATGTAGGTGAGTTTAATAAAATTGGAACTGATGGGGCAATTTCTTTATATGTGAAGAATAAATCAATTGAAAATTTAACTATACAAACTCATTATGTTGATTTTATAGATGAGGTAGTTGACCTTTATGTAGATGCTAAATATGATTTTGGAGGTGATTTTAAACCATATATTGCAGCTCAATACTATAACTCAAATTATGATGATAATGCAATTGAAGATAGCCATATGACAGGATATAAAGTAGGTGCAACATTTGGTGGATATAATTTACACCTTTCATATACTTCAACTGATAATGATGGAAATGTAACTAGAGGTATAGGTGAGGGTGCAACTGCATCATTTACATCTGCAACATCAACTACAGGAAACTATACAGCAGGAACTGATACATGGCAAGTGGGAGTTTCTAAAAAATTTGGTAATTTATTAGCAAAAGCAAAATATACAAGTAGTGATGCAGTAGCAGAAAAGAACGACTTAGACCAAATATATTTAGGATTAAAATATAAATTCTCTGGTGAACTTAAAAACCTTTCTTTATCAACAGAATACACTATCTATGATTATGGACAGGGTAATGAAGCAAAAGAAAAAGATGAATTAAGAGCAAAATTAATTTATAAATTCTAA
- a CDS encoding tripartite tricarboxylate transporter substrate binding protein gives MMTKKGILFTGKMTKTILTSTLALGMLVNVVTAKEVSFKGKTIEWIMPFKAGGGTDKWGRFYAPLLSEALPGKPTVVIKNMPGGGSTKGANFFAKRASKDGLTILGTSGSTQFPYLLDDKRVRYDYDKWEVVLASPTGGVVYVSSKLGVNSINDLNKLKSQELKFGSQGATSLDLIPLLAFDILGLDVQPIFGMKGRKSGRLAFLRGETNIDYQTSTSYIKNVLPAQKEGRAVPLFAWGTLDDNGNLQRDPTFPNLPHFGEVYETLYGKKPDGKAFKAWKTFFTAGFSSQKMIFLPKGVSSDVIETYENAAKKILENDDFKKLKTQNLGLYEQVVGKKADNLKQLGTKVSKDDKEWVKQWLTKKYNVRF, from the coding sequence ATGATGACTAAAAAAGGAATCCTGTTTACAGGTAAAATGACAAAGACAATTTTAACTTCAACTTTAGCACTAGGGATGCTTGTAAATGTTGTAACTGCAAAAGAGGTTAGTTTTAAAGGAAAAACTATTGAGTGGATTATGCCCTTTAAAGCTGGAGGGGGAACAGATAAATGGGGAAGATTTTATGCACCCTTATTATCTGAAGCATTACCAGGAAAACCAACTGTAGTTATCAAAAATATGCCAGGTGGTGGTTCAACTAAAGGAGCAAACTTTTTTGCTAAAAGAGCTTCTAAAGATGGTTTAACTATTTTAGGAACTTCAGGTTCTACTCAATTTCCTTATCTTTTAGATGATAAAAGAGTTAGATATGATTATGATAAATGGGAAGTTGTTTTAGCTTCACCAACTGGTGGTGTTGTTTATGTATCATCTAAATTAGGAGTTAATAGTATTAATGATTTGAATAAGCTTAAATCTCAAGAATTAAAGTTTGGTTCACAAGGTGCAACTTCTCTTGATTTAATACCACTTTTAGCATTTGATATTTTAGGTTTGGATGTTCAACCAATATTTGGTATGAAAGGTAGAAAGTCAGGAAGATTAGCGTTTTTAAGAGGTGAAACAAATATTGACTATCAAACAAGTACTTCATATATAAAAAATGTATTGCCAGCACAAAAAGAAGGTAGAGCTGTTCCTTTATTTGCATGGGGAACATTAGATGATAATGGTAATTTACAAAGAGATCCAACTTTCCCTAATTTACCACATTTTGGTGAAGTTTATGAAACCCTTTATGGGAAAAAGCCAGACGGTAAAGCTTTTAAAGCTTGGAAAACTTTCTTTACTGCTGGATTCTCTTCTCAAAAAATGATTTTCCTTCCAAAAGGAGTATCATCTGATGTTATAGAAACTTATGAAAATGCTGCGAAGAAAATTCTTGAAAATGATGATTTTAAGAAATTAAAAACACAAAATCTTGGTTTATATGAACAAGTTGTAGGTAAAAAAGCAGACAACTTAAAACAATTAGGAACAAAAGTTAGTAAAGATGATAAAGAATGGGTTAAACAGTGGTTAACTAAAAAGTATAATGTTAGATTTTAA